The following proteins are co-located in the Methylomonas sp. 11b genome:
- the rpoD gene encoding RNA polymerase sigma factor RpoD → MNQEQQQSQLKQLIAKGKAQGYLTYAEVNDHLPSDIIDPEQIDDIIGMINDMGIQVYEVAPDDDDSLITSDAVVTADDDEEVAEVAALASVDSEFGRTTDPVRLYMREMGSVELLTREEELKIAKRIEEGQRQVVGAIARSGFIVESFIDAFDSVQVEDSGVRLNDLVLGFVDLTEVEDIDVSGIEIEEPAEDAEEESKTVDYEEVKQKVDLLRKALKAATTSVKKHGYGHDKTEKLFDAIDEIFCEFKWTPQYLKKMVSISEELISAIREEERFILDVCVKKAKMPRKDFINAFAENEANLEWLDQFIAARPNFSEVFSSHRDNIRAAQQRLADIESRYGLSIAVLKSICRSISLGEAKARRAKKEMIEANLRLVISIAKKYTNRGLQFLDLIQEGNIGLMKAVDKFEYRRGYKFSTYATWWIRQAITRSIADQARTIRIPVHMIETINKLNRVSRQILQELGREATPEELAERMEMPEDKIRKVLKIAKEPISMETPIGDDEDSHLGDFIEDSKMLSPVESATIAGLRESTQNVLAGLTAREAKVLRMRFGINMNTDHTLEEVGKQFDVTRERIRQIEAKALRKLRHPSRSEQLRCFLDGE, encoded by the coding sequence GGTAAGGCGCAGGGTTATTTAACTTATGCGGAAGTCAACGACCATTTGCCTAGCGATATTATCGATCCCGAGCAAATCGACGATATTATCGGCATGATCAATGATATGGGGATTCAGGTTTATGAGGTGGCGCCGGATGACGACGACTCACTGATCACCTCTGATGCCGTAGTCACTGCAGATGACGACGAGGAAGTGGCTGAAGTCGCGGCCTTGGCGTCTGTCGATAGCGAGTTCGGCAGAACTACTGACCCCGTGCGCTTATATATGCGCGAAATGGGTTCGGTCGAGTTGTTGACTCGTGAGGAAGAACTAAAGATTGCGAAACGGATTGAAGAGGGGCAGCGCCAAGTAGTAGGTGCTATTGCTCGCTCCGGATTCATCGTAGAGTCTTTTATAGACGCCTTTGATTCCGTTCAGGTTGAAGACTCCGGCGTGCGACTCAACGATTTGGTGTTGGGTTTTGTCGATCTCACAGAGGTTGAGGACATTGACGTCAGCGGTATTGAGATTGAAGAGCCCGCTGAGGATGCTGAAGAAGAGAGCAAAACAGTCGATTACGAAGAAGTTAAGCAAAAAGTCGATTTACTCAGAAAGGCTTTAAAAGCCGCGACAACCTCAGTTAAAAAGCATGGTTACGGCCATGACAAAACCGAAAAACTGTTCGATGCGATAGACGAAATATTTTGCGAGTTTAAATGGACGCCGCAGTATTTGAAAAAAATGGTATCGATTTCTGAAGAGTTGATTTCAGCTATTCGCGAAGAAGAGCGTTTTATACTGGATGTTTGCGTTAAGAAAGCAAAAATGCCGCGTAAGGACTTTATCAACGCTTTTGCGGAGAATGAGGCTAACCTTGAGTGGCTGGATCAGTTTATCGCTGCGAGGCCTAATTTTTCCGAGGTTTTCAGCAGTCACCGCGATAATATTAGGGCTGCACAGCAGCGATTGGCCGATATCGAGTCTCGCTACGGCTTGAGTATTGCGGTCCTGAAAAGTATTTGTCGTAGTATCTCCCTAGGTGAAGCTAAGGCGAGACGCGCTAAAAAGGAAATGATCGAAGCTAATTTGCGTTTGGTTATTTCTATCGCCAAAAAATACACCAATCGCGGCTTGCAGTTTCTGGATTTGATTCAGGAAGGTAACATCGGTCTGATGAAGGCTGTCGATAAATTTGAATATCGGCGCGGCTACAAATTTTCTACATACGCAACATGGTGGATCCGTCAGGCGATTACCCGTTCCATTGCTGATCAGGCCAGAACTATTCGTATTCCGGTGCACATGATCGAGACCATTAACAAGCTGAATCGCGTCTCCAGACAGATTTTGCAAGAATTGGGTCGGGAAGCCACGCCTGAAGAATTGGCTGAGCGTATGGAAATGCCCGAGGACAAAATTCGCAAAGTGTTGAAGATCGCCAAAGAGCCGATTTCAATGGAGACACCGATTGGTGACGACGAAGATTCGCATTTGGGTGATTTTATTGAAGATTCCAAGATGCTTTCGCCGGTAGAGTCTGCTACAATCGCCGGCCTTCGCGAGTCTACTCAAAATGTATTGGCGGGCTTGACAGCTAGAGAGGCCAAGGTGCTTCGGATGCGTTTCGGTATCAACATGAACACCGACCATACGTTGGAAGAGGTTGGTAAACAGTTTGACGTGACCCGTGAGCGGATTCGTCAGATCGAAGCGAAAGCGCTGCGGAAATTAAGACATCCTTCCAGATCAGAGCAGTTGAGATGTTTTCTTGACGGCGAGTAA